In one window of Amblyomma americanum isolate KBUSLIRL-KWMA chromosome 9, ASM5285725v1, whole genome shotgun sequence DNA:
- the LOC144104557 gene encoding D-beta-hydroxybutyrate dehydrogenase, mitochondrial-like, protein MRASWVLFFVIIFLLWLLWDVLTPLRQVSLIIGSVWVALQLSYRLSRFIAKHTWVRRVRGNGKAVLITGCDTGFGHRLAKRLSRKGFLVFAGCLSSKSDGAEALKCLSNVKVLQMDVTKQEQVDDALDVVKEHLGDRVLWSVVANAGIGSGGLLEWTSLDTVAKIFDVNVFGVLRIIKMFLPLLRKSKGRVVTLASPLGRFTAPMTAPYCMSKYAVISMMDAFRRECYGKGVDFITVEPSAYRTSIVTMFNPPKDQVMREFRKQAPDVIADYSEEEIVEWLRMTAELSKTLIRQDPEECVDVIESAVTETHPTIRYRSPWGSDYSFLLLLTSVPAEVADIIVSLTRRIQIKML, encoded by the exons ATGAGGGCATCGTGGGTGCTGTTCTTTGTGATTATCTTTTTGCTATGGCTATTGTGGGACGTCCTGACGCCGTTGCGCCAGGTGTCGCTGATCATCGGGTCAGTGTGGGTCGCTCTGCAGCTGTCCTATAGGCTGTCTCGCTTCATCGCAAAGCACACCTGGGTGAGAAGAGTACGTGGAAATGGGAAGGCTGTGCTCATTACGG GATGCGACACGGGCTTCGGACACCGTCTGGCAAAGCGTCTGTCACGCAAGGGCTTCCTGGTCTTCGCCGGCTGTCTCAGCTCCAAGAGTGACGGAGCCGAAGCGCTCAAATGCCTCTCCAACGTGAAGGTCTTGCAAATGGATGTCACTAAGCAAGAACAGGTCGACGACGCCCTGGATGTCGTTAAGGAGCACTTGGGTGACAGAG TGCTGTGGTCTGTGGTTGCGAACGCTGGAATCGGAAGCGGTGGTCTCCTCGAGTGGACGTCGTTGGACACCGTCGCCAAAATCTTCGACGTCAACGTGTTCGGCGTGCTACGCATCATCAAGATGTTCCTGCCTCTGCTCAGGAAAAGCAAAGGCAGGGTAGTCACGCTGGCCAGCCCTCTAG GCCGTTTCACAGCGCCCATGACGGCGCCGTACTGCATGTCCAAGTATGCCGTTATCTCAATGATGGACGCCTTCCGTAGAGAATGCTACGGCAAGGGTGTCGACTTCATCACCGTCGAGCCGTCGGCGTACAG GACATCTATCGTTACCATGTTCAACCCTCCCAAAGACCAGGTGATGCGGGAATTCAGGAAGCAAGCACCGGATGTCATCGCTGACTACAGCGAAGAGGAGATCGTCGAGTGGTTGAGAATGACTGCTGAGCTCTCGAAGACGCTTATTAGGCAGGACCCAGAAGAATGCGTTGACGTGATCGAGAGCGCTGTGACAGAAACTCACCCGACGATCCGCTACCGGTCCCCTTGGGGAAGCGACTATTCCTTTTTGTTACTCCTCACCTCTGTACCCGCCGAGGTCGCCGACATCATTGTCAGCCTGACACGCAGGATACAAATCAAGATGTTATGA